Proteins encoded within one genomic window of Cytophagales bacterium:
- a CDS encoding FtsL-like putative cell division protein — translation MATNTYKLPNNEPAGIFSWLEKFLRIDTTMAEVIHVRFMPQILFITLLSVVYIGNRHLSEKKIRNITQLETQVNDLQADFISLKAEFMLASKQSEVAKQAQRIGLVAPKEAPTKVRQIEE, via the coding sequence ATGGCAACGAACACTTATAAATTACCCAATAACGAACCTGCCGGGATTTTTTCATGGTTGGAGAAGTTTTTACGCATCGATACCACGATGGCGGAGGTGATCCACGTTCGGTTCATGCCTCAAATCCTATTCATCACACTGCTCAGTGTGGTCTACATAGGTAACCGACACCTTTCTGAAAAGAAAATCAGAAACATTACACAGCTGGAAACACAGGTCAATGATCTTCAGGCGGATTTTATTTCGCTGAAGGCAGAGTTTATGCTAGCCAGCAAACAATCTGAAGTAGCGAAACAAGCCCAGAGAATTGGATTGGTCGCTCCTAAAGAAGCACCTACTAAAGTGAGACAGATCGAAGAATGA
- a CDS encoding DPP IV N-terminal domain-containing protein: MKSSNLLFLCLLFAPFLVGAQDQISVAQYQHAESQLSFNTSQYADRTYVRPTWESDNLLWYKNLIKDGKEFVLYDIKGKKKTVFDSKDQLNKKLTAKEETPTYNWRKEVISPDESKVVFIRDWNLWVRYLDSGEEKQLTTDGIENYGYATDNAGWRQGERPVVLWSPDSRKIATFQQDQRHVSDMHLVTTNVGEPTLKSWKYPLPTDEKVIQIERVIIDVDNAKMIRLDMPADDRRGTLCDEIICSGAFDDNQWINDGEQLVFVSSTRDHKIAQLRIADATTGKVRDILKEEVETQYESGQGAINWHYLEDSDEVIWYSERDNWGHLYLYDAKNGQLKHQITKGDFVVTQVKHIDKKRGVIFFEANGREAGRNPYFSHLYRVDLSGKRLKLLTPEDGNHRLSFSPNFQYFVDNYSQPNVPPVSVIRDMNGKLIETLEKSDISRLTATGWKAPTPISVKSADGNFDLYGLIFTPGNLDPNQKYPVVNYVYPGPQGGSVRGWNFTTSRGDHQALAELGFVVVVIEGSCNPGRSKAFHDACYGEMSINTLPDQISGMQQLATKFPYMDLDKVGIWGHSGGGFATAAAMFNYPDFYDVGISESGNHDNRNYEDDWGERYIGKLEGDNYERQANQLNAENLKGKLMLAHGGMDDNVPPYNTYLVVDALIKANKDFDLLIFPNARHGYGADRNYMARRRWDYFVKHLKGAVPPKEYKIEPTEDPRDQ, translated from the coding sequence ATGAAATCAAGCAACCTACTCTTTCTATGCTTACTTTTTGCTCCTTTTTTGGTAGGTGCCCAGGATCAGATCTCTGTGGCTCAATATCAACATGCAGAAAGCCAATTATCCTTCAACACTTCCCAATACGCCGATCGGACCTATGTCCGACCCACCTGGGAGTCTGACAACCTGCTTTGGTACAAAAACCTCATCAAGGATGGCAAAGAGTTTGTTCTCTATGACATTAAGGGGAAGAAGAAAACTGTCTTTGACTCCAAAGACCAATTGAATAAAAAGCTTACTGCTAAGGAGGAAACACCAACATACAATTGGAGAAAAGAAGTTATTTCCCCGGACGAAAGTAAAGTAGTTTTTATCCGGGATTGGAACCTGTGGGTACGTTATCTGGATAGTGGTGAAGAAAAGCAACTCACTACAGATGGCATTGAAAACTATGGCTATGCCACTGATAATGCAGGCTGGCGTCAGGGAGAACGGCCTGTTGTATTATGGTCACCGGATTCCAGAAAGATTGCCACCTTTCAGCAAGATCAGCGGCATGTATCTGATATGCATCTGGTGACGACCAATGTAGGAGAACCCACCTTGAAAAGCTGGAAATATCCATTGCCTACGGATGAGAAAGTCATTCAAATCGAACGTGTCATCATCGATGTAGACAATGCGAAAATGATCCGCCTGGATATGCCTGCGGATGATCGTCGTGGCACCTTGTGTGATGAAATCATTTGCTCAGGGGCTTTTGACGACAATCAATGGATCAATGATGGTGAGCAATTGGTTTTTGTCTCCTCCACCAGGGATCACAAAATAGCGCAACTCAGAATTGCAGATGCCACCACCGGTAAAGTCAGAGATATCCTTAAAGAAGAAGTGGAAACACAATATGAATCAGGACAGGGGGCGATCAATTGGCACTATCTGGAGGATAGCGACGAAGTGATCTGGTATTCTGAGCGTGATAACTGGGGGCATTTGTACCTGTACGATGCGAAAAATGGTCAGCTTAAGCATCAAATTACCAAGGGCGATTTTGTCGTGACCCAAGTCAAACATATCGACAAAAAGCGTGGCGTCATCTTTTTTGAAGCGAATGGACGGGAAGCAGGACGCAATCCTTATTTCAGTCATTTATATCGGGTTGATTTATCCGGCAAGCGATTGAAGTTACTCACACCAGAAGACGGAAATCATCGCCTCAGTTTTTCTCCAAACTTCCAATACTTCGTAGATAATTACTCTCAACCAAACGTCCCTCCTGTTTCGGTCATTCGCGATATGAATGGAAAATTGATTGAGACGCTGGAGAAGTCTGATATTTCACGGCTTACTGCCACAGGATGGAAAGCTCCTACCCCAATTTCCGTCAAGTCCGCTGATGGTAATTTCGACCTTTATGGCCTGATCTTTACCCCTGGTAATTTAGATCCCAATCAAAAATACCCTGTGGTCAATTATGTCTATCCTGGTCCACAAGGAGGTAGTGTACGGGGCTGGAACTTTACCACTTCTAGAGGCGATCATCAGGCACTGGCAGAATTGGGTTTTGTGGTAGTGGTGATCGAAGGCAGTTGCAACCCGGGCCGTTCAAAAGCTTTTCATGATGCCTGCTACGGCGAAATGTCCATCAACACCTTACCTGATCAGATCTCCGGCATGCAGCAACTTGCCACCAAATTCCCTTACATGGACCTGGACAAGGTCGGTATTTGGGGACACTCGGGAGGTGGATTTGCAACCGCCGCTGCCATGTTCAATTATCCAGATTTCTATGATGTCGGTATTTCCGAGTCCGGTAACCATGATAACCGCAACTACGAAGACGACTGGGGAGAGCGCTACATTGGAAAACTCGAAGGCGACAATTATGAGAGACAGGCCAATCAACTCAATGCCGAGAACCTGAAAGGAAAACTAATGTTGGCCCACGGTGGCATGGATGACAATGTTCCTCCTTACAATACGTATCTGGTGGTGGATGCCCTCATCAAAGCAAACAAAGATTTTGATCTACTCATCTTCCCCAATGCACGTCATGGCTATGGTGCAGATCGCAATTACATGGCACGTAGAAGATGGGATTATTTTGTTAAGCACCTTAAGGGTGCCGTTCCACCAAAGGAATACAAAATTGAACCTACAGAGGATCCGAGGGATCAATAA
- a CDS encoding BACON domain-containing carbohydrate-binding protein, producing MTTKTTLIFVLLSMHFIAHSQSDFFPLIRDVDPKKGEPGEEISLESRQYYDGSSTSTLEVQMAYYLSNDLIWDNGDKYLGKSTSTLSVNDQYDDENYEFTVPDDLRAGNWYILFVADYNDRYSESREDNNISAASFEIEGINDVRTSDEEISPTTTYPGSTVKATCEHKYEGNLNRSDLPDISLGFYLSTDDDYDENDLLLGELDSGLGLDDKKDNEELNLTIPSDTPPGKYYIIFYSDYKKQVEETSETNNIDDVEINILPIPELNVSPTFIQAASSGETRAISLNSNVSWTAASNVSWISIDPSSGTSGSQNILLNIAENSETTDRSAELTFIGGGLTRKVILQQSAPELDISPSNIQVSSSSGIQTLSLTSNIAWTASTNISWLSIDPSSGSSGYQNISLNISENIETTDRSAELTFIGGGLSRKVTVQQSAFEPELEVSPATIEASSSGGTETIVVSSNLSWTASTSVSWISIDPSSGSSGDQNISLNISENSETTDRSAELTITGGDLTQIVTIQQSAFEPELKVSPTTLEVSSSGGTETIVVTSNLSWAASANVSWISINPSSGSSGDQNISLNISENSETTDRSAELTITGGDLTQIVTIQQSAFEPELKVSPTTLEVSSSGGTETIVVTSNLSWAASANVSWISINPSSGSSGDQNISLNISENSETTDRSAELTFTGGDLTQIVTIQQSAFAPELSISPSSLTFSQSGGTESFDITSNVSWTLNHDNEWLTISETSGTGNQSIEVTAESNPDENERQGTITISGDGLSSSLSIDQAGMTTIPEISVDPETLNFEATSSSQTFEITSNVNWEISSSDSWATFTPDSGMGNETISVTVSDNSTNSSRQATLSITGSGISTTVQVEQEPTPESGFITIDPSSIEVTYEEGSESVDLSSNISWSIEADSNWLTVSPTEGTENEVITISFTENELSENRTAVIQINGSDSGSDINETLTFTQLPNPTLTVNPTHLNFDSKGGTGQFDINTNISWNIDVNFTWISISPSTGTGDQTVTATIDQNDNEDSRSGVVTVYGGIEPIEITVSQEAKPYLEIDKEQLAFDAEAQSGTFTINSNLNWMIENDIDWVSFSAHEGSGTQTINIDIEENKGFKERSEMIEVTGDGLEDPVELLITQERPEQIEIGSLTISAETVKEDGDILMLSGDVKVNDFLNLDGEVSIDTKNLSISGNGEIFLENIPRVGHYGGEIKLYEGAYQFSVQENILDSEKFLNKINDGLYMAGIPLQIGSITLQASAVSIDGIVDLPDNIFGEDSEIFFEEINISKSKGLQVTGALSINPALRLYKTLTLESAFFNFNTSENCFEGGGVLGFNMLKNGITLDAAVTIKQGKLNSVFVEIEATPGIPLGTTGFSLAGGNASLENLQSTPIRLSLGVDIIPTAQGNFDIVRLDNMTVTYTFKTELIGYGTIQLFGKDVASGSITVQPGLINAEGMINLLDILIGQSDFSIQRINEKYHVSGQSRLIIQIPKSKDFPLNLVYKKAPYELGRFDTYLDNTCFCARVRIVKIPVNACITYENGKIKSDFTKGFESKNGSIFSTKSRIAGSHQLENDLDAQRKNRLEGRSIIFTPPPGRTNDFVEYSFTLDEDVQNLFIRVEDLEDIPNFQLELPNGQIIDQDNAEDFDITYTVYEEGNQAYYIISNPITGDFKLYLERITHEIDVIVQRFGASLEIEEIEKNPERKEIKIKWRDEDPDSNAEVSWYYDMDAEGADGLLIEGPIFEDDEADSISWNTESVPPGAYYIYGVIKDSDNTPIAKYAEEPILIENNSSLEAPQISATLTEEENLMLEWDTVENALGYYVYVGQPTLDNILIDYNVGDTTSVLLQDLTPGRSYEMAVTAYDLNLEESSYSNIHELALISSIVNNPPSISLIFSPENIRLGQAYRAIIQTYDPDADSLTYRLKHAPPGMEVTSDSIHWTPSAPGGYSFQLFVEDGNDGVDSISLFFSVYDSELSEASLSFNKNIYLQSELSGSIFLSDPDLNTDTNLPDSYSLKLYSNSDPEGINILMTEDAPNSAFFNGEFHLAVGSNESNTQLAVSYYDSLFAEYFDTYPEERVLAKAIFDNQPAYNHFPTGIELIKQLEILVDDQLEVGWILVNDPDVADEHSIELVPGEGDDHNSRFEIRGDTLLTIGNYQDLIDQELSIRINVNDQRGGTYENTLSFQLNSISLVLSSPYLNSSFKIYPNPVTESLKLNIPITMKKSFNIRLYDPEVQLIFDKEYRQKERISIDVHHLAKGIYYIQVSSGDRQIIRRFIKDH from the coding sequence ATGACCACCAAAACCACCTTGATTTTCGTGCTATTAAGCATGCATTTCATTGCGCATTCTCAATCTGATTTTTTCCCACTAATCAGGGATGTAGATCCGAAAAAAGGAGAACCAGGCGAAGAAATTTCTCTTGAATCACGTCAATATTATGACGGTTCAAGCACTTCAACCTTAGAGGTCCAAATGGCTTACTACCTATCAAATGACCTCATATGGGATAACGGAGATAAATATTTGGGGAAAAGTACATCAACACTATCTGTAAACGATCAGTATGACGATGAAAATTATGAATTTACAGTCCCTGATGATCTTCGTGCAGGAAATTGGTACATTCTTTTTGTGGCGGATTATAATGATCGTTATTCGGAATCAAGAGAAGACAATAATATCTCGGCCGCCAGTTTCGAAATAGAGGGAATAAATGATGTCAGAACGTCTGACGAAGAAATATCGCCCACAACTACTTACCCTGGAAGTACTGTCAAGGCCACTTGTGAACACAAATACGAAGGCAACCTGAATAGATCTGATTTACCGGACATTTCTTTAGGCTTTTATCTTTCGACAGATGATGATTACGATGAAAACGATCTACTCTTAGGGGAATTGGATTCAGGTCTCGGACTCGATGATAAAAAGGATAATGAAGAATTGAACCTGACTATTCCTTCCGATACACCTCCGGGGAAATACTACATTATCTTTTACTCTGACTACAAAAAACAAGTAGAAGAGACGAGCGAGACCAACAATATTGATGATGTCGAAATCAACATTTTACCCATTCCTGAACTCAACGTTTCTCCAACCTTTATTCAAGCAGCCAGTTCAGGTGAAACAAGAGCCATCTCACTCAATTCTAATGTGTCCTGGACAGCAGCTAGTAATGTTTCCTGGATTTCAATCGATCCTTCTTCAGGCACTTCAGGCAGTCAAAATATCTTACTTAATATTGCGGAAAACTCTGAAACTACGGATCGTAGCGCAGAACTTACTTTCATCGGTGGAGGACTCACTCGGAAAGTCATTTTACAGCAATCAGCACCGGAGTTAGATATATCTCCCTCAAACATTCAAGTCTCTAGCTCCAGTGGAATACAAACTCTTTCCCTTACTTCAAACATAGCATGGACTGCTTCTACCAATATTTCGTGGCTTTCTATTGATCCTTCTTCAGGCTCTTCAGGCTATCAAAATATCTCTCTGAATATTTCAGAAAACATTGAAACTACGGATCGCAGTGCAGAACTAACTTTTATTGGAGGGGGGCTTTCTCGGAAAGTTACTGTACAGCAATCAGCCTTTGAGCCGGAACTGGAAGTTTCCCCGGCAACCATTGAAGCGTCCAGTTCAGGTGGGACTGAAACAATCGTTGTTTCCTCCAACCTATCATGGACTGCTTCAACTAGTGTTTCCTGGATTTCAATTGATCCTTCCTCGGGCTCTTCAGGCGATCAAAATATCTCTCTGAATATTTCAGAAAACTCTGAAACTACGGATCGCAGTGCAGAACTTACTATCACTGGTGGAGACCTGACTCAGATTGTGACCATACAGCAATCGGCCTTTGAGCCAGAACTGAAAGTTTCCCCGACAACCCTTGAAGTATCCAGTTCAGGTGGAACAGAAACAATCGTTGTTACCTCCAACTTATCATGGGCTGCTTCGGCCAATGTTTCCTGGATTTCAATTAATCCTTCCTCGGGCTCTTCAGGCGATCAAAATATCTCTCTGAATATTTCAGAAAACTCTGAAACTACGGATCGCAGTGCAGAACTTACTATCACTGGTGGAGACCTGACTCAGATTGTGACCATACAGCAATCGGCCTTTGAGCCAGAACTGAAAGTTTCCCCGACAACCCTTGAAGTATCCAGTTCAGGTGGAACAGAAACAATCGTTGTTACCTCCAACTTATCATGGGCTGCTTCGGCCAATGTTTCCTGGATTTCAATTAATCCTTCCTCGGGCTCTTCAGGCGATCAAAATATCTCTCTGAATATTTCAGAAAACTCTGAAACTACGGATCGCAGTGCAGAACTTACTTTCACCGGTGGAGACCTGACTCAGATTGTGACCATACAGCAATCGGCTTTTGCACCAGAACTTTCTATATCACCTTCTAGCCTAACTTTTAGCCAATCGGGCGGAACGGAATCTTTTGACATCACATCTAATGTATCATGGACACTGAATCATGATAATGAGTGGCTTACGATCAGTGAGACCTCAGGAACCGGCAACCAGTCAATTGAGGTCACTGCTGAATCAAATCCAGATGAAAACGAAAGACAAGGAACAATAACGATATCTGGTGATGGGCTGAGTTCATCACTCTCAATTGATCAAGCGGGTATGACAACAATCCCTGAAATTTCCGTAGATCCGGAGACGTTAAATTTTGAAGCCACCTCGTCAAGTCAAACCTTCGAAATTACATCAAACGTGAATTGGGAAATTAGCAGCTCCGATTCATGGGCTACTTTCACGCCTGACTCTGGAATGGGAAATGAGACCATTTCTGTTACTGTATCAGATAATTCAACAAATTCTTCAAGACAAGCTACTTTGAGCATTACAGGCTCCGGCATTTCTACAACTGTGCAGGTTGAACAAGAACCTACGCCAGAATCTGGCTTTATCACGATAGATCCATCTTCGATTGAAGTAACCTATGAAGAAGGATCGGAATCTGTAGATCTATCGAGTAATATTTCCTGGAGTATCGAGGCAGATTCTAATTGGCTCACCGTATCTCCAACTGAAGGCACTGAAAATGAAGTGATTACCATTTCATTCACAGAAAATGAACTATCCGAAAATCGTACTGCTGTTATCCAAATCAATGGATCTGATTCGGGATCGGATATAAACGAAACTTTGACCTTCACGCAATTACCTAACCCAACACTAACGGTAAATCCTACACATTTGAACTTTGACAGCAAGGGAGGTACTGGTCAATTTGATATCAATACGAATATCTCCTGGAATATTGATGTAAACTTCACGTGGATTTCAATAAGTCCATCAACGGGCACTGGAGATCAAACCGTAACTGCGACCATAGATCAGAACGATAATGAAGACAGTAGATCTGGAGTTGTTACCGTCTATGGAGGTATTGAGCCCATTGAAATCACTGTATCACAAGAAGCAAAGCCTTATCTCGAGATCGATAAAGAGCAGCTGGCATTCGATGCAGAAGCGCAATCGGGCACTTTTACCATCAATTCCAATCTGAACTGGATGATTGAAAATGATATTGACTGGGTCTCTTTTTCAGCACACGAAGGTTCAGGTACTCAAACCATCAACATAGACATAGAAGAGAACAAAGGGTTCAAGGAACGTTCTGAAATGATTGAAGTAACAGGAGATGGTCTGGAAGATCCAGTAGAACTATTGATCACACAAGAAAGACCCGAACAGATAGAGATTGGGTCACTCACGATTTCGGCTGAGACGGTCAAGGAAGATGGAGATATTCTCATGCTTTCCGGAGATGTTAAGGTAAATGACTTTTTGAACCTTGATGGAGAAGTTAGCATTGACACGAAAAATTTATCTATTTCAGGAAATGGAGAGATCTTTCTTGAGAATATCCCCAGAGTAGGACATTATGGTGGGGAAATCAAACTTTACGAGGGGGCTTATCAATTTTCAGTTCAGGAAAACATATTGGATTCGGAGAAATTTCTCAATAAGATCAACGACGGTCTTTACATGGCAGGAATACCATTGCAGATCGGATCTATCACGCTCCAAGCATCTGCTGTTAGCATTGATGGAATTGTTGACTTACCTGATAACATCTTTGGAGAGGACTCTGAAATATTCTTTGAAGAAATCAACATTTCGAAATCTAAAGGTCTTCAGGTTACAGGTGCGTTGAGCATCAATCCAGCATTGCGCCTCTACAAAACCCTTACTTTAGAAAGCGCATTTTTCAACTTTAATACGTCAGAAAATTGCTTTGAAGGTGGTGGAGTTCTGGGATTTAACATGCTGAAAAATGGCATCACACTTGATGCTGCGGTTACCATAAAACAAGGCAAACTAAATTCTGTCTTTGTCGAAATAGAAGCCACACCGGGTATTCCTCTCGGAACCACGGGATTTAGTTTAGCTGGTGGAAATGCCTCACTTGAGAATTTACAAAGTACTCCAATTCGCCTTTCATTGGGTGTGGACATTATTCCTACAGCACAAGGAAATTTCGACATTGTTCGATTAGATAATATGACGGTGACCTATACCTTCAAAACCGAACTTATTGGCTATGGAACAATTCAACTGTTTGGTAAAGATGTAGCAAGTGGTAGCATAACGGTACAACCAGGCCTGATCAATGCAGAAGGCATGATCAACCTGCTGGATATTTTAATAGGACAAAGTGACTTCTCTATTCAACGAATTAATGAAAAATATCATGTTTCAGGTCAATCACGATTGATCATTCAAATTCCAAAATCCAAAGACTTTCCATTGAACCTGGTCTACAAGAAAGCACCATATGAGCTTGGCAGATTTGACACCTACCTTGATAATACTTGTTTTTGTGCCAGAGTGAGGATTGTGAAAATCCCGGTAAATGCATGTATTACCTACGAGAATGGCAAAATTAAATCAGATTTCACCAAAGGCTTTGAATCTAAAAACGGGTCCATTTTCAGCACCAAATCCAGAATTGCCGGAAGCCATCAATTGGAAAACGACCTTGATGCACAAAGAAAGAATCGTCTCGAAGGAAGAAGTATCATTTTCACTCCTCCACCTGGCAGAACTAACGATTTTGTAGAATACTCCTTCACCCTTGATGAAGATGTTCAAAATCTATTTATCCGCGTCGAGGACCTGGAAGATATTCCGAATTTTCAACTGGAATTGCCAAATGGGCAGATAATCGATCAGGATAATGCGGAAGACTTTGACATCACCTATACTGTGTATGAAGAGGGGAATCAAGCCTATTATATCATTTCCAATCCTATTACCGGTGACTTCAAGCTTTATCTGGAACGAATCACCCATGAAATTGATGTCATTGTACAAAGGTTTGGAGCTTCGCTGGAGATTGAAGAGATAGAAAAAAATCCCGAAAGAAAGGAAATCAAAATTAAATGGCGCGACGAAGACCCTGATAGCAATGCCGAAGTGTCCTGGTACTACGATATGGACGCTGAAGGAGCCGATGGATTGTTGATAGAAGGTCCGATCTTTGAAGACGATGAGGCAGACTCAATCAGTTGGAACACTGAATCAGTTCCTCCTGGAGCTTACTACATCTATGGAGTCATAAAGGATTCTGACAATACGCCCATCGCAAAATACGCTGAAGAACCAATCCTTATTGAAAATAACAGTAGCCTGGAAGCTCCCCAAATTTCTGCAACACTCACAGAAGAGGAAAATTTAATGTTAGAATGGGATACAGTTGAAAATGCTCTCGGATATTATGTTTACGTAGGTCAACCAACGCTGGATAATATCCTGATTGATTACAATGTCGGAGACACCACAAGCGTATTATTGCAAGATCTCACACCGGGCAGGTCATATGAAATGGCAGTAACCGCATACGATCTCAATTTAGAAGAATCCAGTTATTCAAATATTCATGAATTGGCATTAATCAGTTCGATTGTAAACAATCCCCCATCAATTTCACTGATATTTTCACCCGAAAACATAAGGTTGGGTCAGGCTTACAGAGCTATTATTCAAACATACGATCCAGATGCAGATTCACTTACTTATCGATTGAAGCATGCCCCTCCCGGAATGGAAGTTACGAGCGATTCCATACATTGGACACCATCAGCACCCGGTGGTTATTCCTTCCAGTTATTCGTTGAGGACGGAAATGATGGAGTCGATTCAATTTCATTGTTCTTCAGTGTTTACGATAGCGAATTATCCGAAGCCAGTTTATCTTTTAATAAGAACATCTATCTACAATCCGAATTAAGCGGATCAATATTCTTAAGTGATCCTGACCTTAATACAGACACTAACCTCCCTGACAGTTATTCATTGAAACTATATTCCAACAGCGATCCTGAAGGAATTAATATTTTGATGACTGAAGATGCACCAAATTCAGCATTTTTCAATGGAGAATTCCATCTGGCCGTTGGTTCAAATGAATCAAATACACAACTGGCCGTCAGTTATTACGACAGCCTGTTTGCTGAATACTTTGATACCTACCCTGAAGAACGGGTCTTAGCTAAAGCAATTTTTGACAACCAACCAGCGTACAACCACTTTCCTACAGGAATTGAATTAATCAAACAACTGGAAATTCTTGTTGACGACCAACTGGAAGTAGGTTGGATCTTGGTGAATGACCCGGATGTCGCAGATGAGCATTCCATTGAACTGGTGCCTGGGGAAGGTGATGACCATAACAGTCGATTTGAAATTAGGGGTGACACGCTTTTGACCATTGGCAATTATCAGGATCTTATTGACCAAGAACTATCAATCAGAATCAACGTCAATGACCAACGAGGGGGCACCTATGAAAATACATTGTCCTTTCAACTTAACTCGATCTCCTTGGTTCTAAGCAGCCCCTACTTGAATAGTAGTTTCAAAATTTATCCAAATCCTGTGACGGAATCCTTAAAGTTGAATATTCCCATCACCATGAAAAAGAGCTTTAATATCAGGCTGTATGACCCAGAGGTTCAACTTATTTTCGATAAAGAATACCGACAAAAAGAAAGGATATCCATAGATGTGCACCATTTAGCTAAGGGCATTTATTATATCCAGGTAAGTTCCGGAGACCGGCAAATAATTAGACGATTTATCAAAGACCATTGA
- the rsmH gene encoding 16S rRNA (cytosine(1402)-N(4))-methyltransferase RsmH, which produces MEYHVPALLEECMTGLNIDPEGTYVDVTFGGGGHSKAIFDQLTTGKLLVFDQDADAKANAKPLLEDKRDRSFTFIESNFRHLKKYLRFHGVTQVDGILADLGVSFHQFDQAERGFSTRFESMLDMRMDQRQRKTAIEVINESSEADLIHLLSAYGEIKNARTLASRIIQARTENKLERTEQLKEAALQVAPKGKEVKYLAQLYQAIRIEVNDEMGVVKELLEQSEEVLKPGGRLVVISYHSLEDRLVKNFVNTGNFKGKQEKDFYGNLLRPLDPVNRKPIVPTEEEINVNNRSRSAKLRIAEKRNGNEHL; this is translated from the coding sequence ATGGAGTATCATGTTCCAGCGCTATTGGAAGAGTGCATGACCGGGCTAAACATTGATCCGGAAGGTACTTATGTAGATGTGACCTTCGGAGGAGGAGGCCACTCTAAGGCCATTTTTGACCAACTCACAACCGGAAAATTACTCGTCTTTGATCAGGATGCTGATGCAAAGGCCAACGCAAAGCCTCTGCTGGAGGACAAGCGGGATCGTTCTTTCACATTTATCGAATCCAATTTCAGGCACCTGAAAAAGTACCTGAGGTTTCACGGAGTTACGCAAGTCGACGGCATTTTGGCTGACCTGGGTGTCTCTTTTCATCAGTTTGACCAGGCGGAGCGTGGTTTTTCTACCCGTTTCGAAAGTATGCTAGACATGCGGATGGATCAACGTCAACGCAAAACGGCCATTGAAGTGATCAATGAAAGTAGTGAGGCTGATCTGATCCATTTATTGAGTGCCTACGGTGAAATTAAAAACGCCCGGACACTAGCCTCCAGGATCATCCAGGCAAGAACGGAAAACAAACTGGAGCGCACGGAGCAATTGAAAGAGGCGGCCTTACAAGTGGCACCAAAAGGAAAGGAAGTAAAATACCTGGCACAACTCTATCAGGCCATCCGAATTGAGGTGAATGATGAGATGGGAGTGGTGAAGGAATTGTTGGAGCAATCCGAGGAAGTGCTAAAGCCAGGAGGACGTTTAGTGGTGATCAGTTACCATTCCCTGGAAGACAGGCTGGTGAAAAATTTTGTGAACACGGGCAACTTCAAAGGGAAACAGGAAAAAGATTTTTATGGGAACCTGCTTAGGCCGCTCGATCCGGTCAACCGAAAGCCGATTGTGCCGACAGAGGAGGAGATAAATGTAAATAACCGATCGCGCAGTGCGAAGTTGAGAATAGCAGAAAAAAGAAATGGCAACGAACACTTATAA
- the mraZ gene encoding division/cell wall cluster transcriptional repressor MraZ, translated as MAFFTSEFECKLDTKGRLVLPAKIKANLPEVSSNELVLRKGFESNLTLYPMLEYKKLHNRISALSDFNPEQRRLKRMFFKSIAQVELDSAGRILIPKAMLAHASIEKEALLIGVGNYIEIWNPEVLESESIPDADMSELAQKYLDE; from the coding sequence ATGGCGTTTTTTACAAGCGAGTTTGAGTGTAAGTTGGATACTAAGGGGAGGTTAGTCTTACCTGCAAAGATTAAGGCTAATCTCCCCGAGGTTTCTTCCAACGAGCTCGTCCTGAGAAAGGGCTTTGAGTCTAATCTCACGTTATATCCAATGTTGGAGTATAAGAAGCTTCATAATCGGATATCTGCTCTTAGTGATTTTAACCCCGAGCAAAGAAGACTGAAGAGAATGTTTTTCAAGAGCATAGCCCAGGTAGAGCTGGACAGTGCGGGTAGGATTTTGATCCCGAAAGCTATGCTTGCTCATGCCAGCATCGAAAAAGAAGCGTTACTGATTGGCGTGGGCAACTATATTGAAATATGGAATCCGGAGGTACTTGAGAGTGAGTCCATTCCGGATGCAGATATGTCCGAGTTGGCTCAGAAATACCTCGACGAATAA